A single Candidatus Aegiribacteria sp. DNA region contains:
- a CDS encoding sodium ion-translocating decarboxylase subunit beta: protein MWITGCLQGNGQRLDLLSYLDDTGFGRAEIGNIVMIAIGLVMIYLAIKKDYEPLLLVPIGFGIIAGNIPYNPELMPIGYQDVLGGQHSVFSLFYLGVKSGLFPPLIFLGIGAMTDFSALLSNPKLLLLGAAAQIGIFITLLGSLLLGFNLQEAASIGIIGGADGPTAIFVASQMSPTLLGAIAIAAYSYMGLVPVIQPPIMRLLTTDEERRRKMKPVRHVSKTEKMLFPIIAFLITSFIAPGAITLLGMLFFGNLLKESGVTDRLAKSAQGSLNNIVVILLGFAVGTSTQAMYFLTFDSLKIFVLGAVSFAIATAGGVLFAKFMNLFLRGDNKINPLIGAAGVSAVPDSARVVEIEGRKYDPKNHLLMHAMAPNVAGVIGSAIAAGVLLSIVPH, encoded by the coding sequence ATGTGGATTACAGGATGTCTTCAGGGTAACGGACAGCGACTGGATCTGCTTTCATATCTCGATGATACAGGTTTTGGAAGAGCGGAGATAGGGAACATCGTGATGATAGCTATAGGTCTGGTGATGATCTATCTGGCTATCAAGAAAGACTACGAGCCGCTCCTGCTGGTTCCCATTGGATTCGGAATCATCGCGGGTAACATTCCCTACAATCCTGAACTCATGCCAATCGGGTATCAGGATGTTCTTGGAGGCCAGCACTCGGTATTCAGTCTTTTCTATCTGGGCGTGAAAAGCGGTCTCTTTCCTCCATTGATCTTTCTGGGAATCGGCGCGATGACTGATTTCAGCGCCCTTCTTTCCAATCCTAAACTGCTCCTCCTTGGAGCGGCTGCGCAGATAGGAATATTCATAACTCTGCTCGGGTCTCTCCTGCTTGGCTTTAATCTGCAGGAGGCGGCATCGATTGGAATAATCGGAGGAGCAGACGGCCCGACCGCGATTTTCGTCGCGAGTCAGATGTCGCCCACTTTACTCGGAGCAATAGCAATTGCCGCGTATTCCTATATGGGGCTGGTGCCTGTAATACAACCCCCCATAATGCGCTTGCTGACAACTGATGAAGAACGCAGGCGTAAAATGAAACCGGTAAGACATGTTTCAAAGACGGAAAAAATGCTGTTCCCGATAATAGCTTTCCTGATAACTTCTTTTATCGCGCCGGGTGCTATTACTCTTCTGGGAATGCTGTTCTTCGGGAATCTGTTAAAAGAGAGCGGAGTCACAGACAGACTTGCGAAAAGCGCTCAGGGTTCACTTAACAACATTGTAGTCATTCTACTGGGGTTTGCCGTCGGAACCAGCACACAGGCGATGTACTTCCTTACATTCGATTCTTTGAAGATATTTGTACTTGGTGCTGTCAGTTTCGCTATCGCGACTGCAGGAGGCGTGCTGTTTGCGAAGTTCATGAACCTTTTCCTGAGAGGTGACAATAAGATCAACCCCCTTATAGGTGCGGCTGGAGTGTCCGCTGTTCCGGATTCCGCAAGGGTTGTCGAGATAGAGGGTCGGAAGTATGACCCTAAAAACCATCTTCTGATGCATGCAATGGCACCAAACGTTGCCGGAGTTATCGGAAGCGCGATAGCTGCCGGTGTGCTTCTCAGCATTGTGCCGCATTAA
- a CDS encoding GDP-mannose 4,6-dehydratase yields MPGPRRYDYLVTGGAGFIGSHLCEFLLSKGNSVLVLDDLSTGSLSNLDECSDNSSFRFVIGSVLDESLTRGMVHQCNKVIHLAAAVGVENIIQRPVETIETNVKGTENILLAASGDITPVFIASTSEVYGKSESIPFREDGDIVLGATSRSRWSYACSKAIDEFLALAYWKDKGLPVIIGRLFNTVGPRQSGRYGMVLPRFIEQALSGKPITVFGDGEQTRSFSLVYEVVDAIVALVENPEAIGKVINIGSTQEISIGDLAKKVREVSGSNSEIRFISYEEAYPDDFEDMRRRAPDVNLLKSLTGSYPKADIEAIIRNILK; encoded by the coding sequence ATGCCAGGACCTCGAAGATACGATTACCTTGTAACAGGTGGAGCCGGATTCATAGGATCACATCTTTGTGAGTTCCTGTTGTCGAAGGGAAACAGTGTTCTGGTTCTGGACGACCTGTCAACAGGAAGCCTTTCAAATCTTGATGAATGCTCAGACAATTCATCATTCAGATTCGTTATCGGGTCTGTTCTTGATGAATCTCTCACCCGCGGAATGGTACACCAGTGCAATAAAGTCATACATCTGGCAGCCGCTGTAGGTGTGGAAAACATCATACAAAGGCCGGTTGAGACAATAGAAACAAATGTAAAGGGCACAGAGAATATCTTATTGGCCGCAAGTGGAGACATTACGCCAGTTTTCATCGCGTCCACTTCCGAAGTGTATGGGAAGAGTGAAAGCATACCTTTTCGTGAAGATGGGGATATAGTCCTCGGCGCAACCAGCAGAAGCCGGTGGAGCTACGCCTGTTCAAAAGCGATAGATGAATTCCTTGCCCTGGCCTACTGGAAGGACAAGGGGCTTCCCGTGATCATCGGAAGGCTTTTCAATACGGTTGGTCCCAGGCAGTCCGGAAGGTATGGAATGGTACTTCCGAGATTTATTGAGCAGGCTCTTTCCGGGAAGCCTATTACAGTTTTTGGTGATGGAGAACAGACTAGAAGCTTCAGCCTGGTTTATGAAGTTGTCGATGCGATAGTCGCCCTTGTTGAAAATCCTGAGGCTATCGGTAAAGTGATCAATATTGGTTCAACGCAGGAGATATCGATTGGTGATCTTGCGAAAAAAGTAAGGGAAGTATCAGGCTCAAATTCGGAGATCAGGTTTATCTCATACGAGGAAGCATATCCTGATGACTTTGAAGACATGAGGAGAAGAGCACCGGATGTTAACCTCCTGAAGTCTTTAACAGGATCTTATCCAAAGGCAGACATAGAAGCAATCATCAGAAACATCCTTAAATAG